A DNA window from Massilia putida contains the following coding sequences:
- a CDS encoding flagellinolysin, with the protein MSLSINNNSLSLNVQRKFAEHTNEANRLIARLSSGARIEGAADDPAGQALAARMSSQLTGMSQAMRGINDATSMLQVADSTLSNITDSLQRLRELAVASGNGSYTDSDRDKLQAEAQQILTHITQTGNGASFNGQAIFSPDNTNAGEDKNKRAVLDSLRAGWLSSAEDMVQQYYGLQADGATLKINLDTTDGKGGVLASVSGSTAPDSDITLNIDMADFSGITTPDGGTGPLYDDRVIAHEMVHAIMLRSTSFNFPQWFIEGTAELIQGADERVAGALASGQTASNIVGTIAGGGFTYEGGYVASRYLHDRLKSMGVNGGMKGLMTYLSAHRTADLDTALKAVTGGQYQNTSDFMADFAANGANFITNTMNLTNADTGAIGGLDADGGPSRDAQGVVAEAGFGTPAKPLRNFKVEYPDIGSAGPTIHRVQVQAGADSGDLIDMQFTAVNASALGLGDLDLHNTAVALLRIDDALALVGEQRTQVGAYSNRMDVVASNNQTASMNLEASRGRIQDIDYAGDTVQLTRTQILQQAASAMLTQANGEPRAVLALLR; encoded by the coding sequence ATGTCACTTTCGATCAACAACAATTCACTGTCCCTGAACGTCCAGCGCAAGTTCGCCGAGCACACGAACGAGGCGAACCGCCTCATCGCGCGCCTGAGCTCGGGCGCGCGCATCGAGGGTGCCGCCGACGATCCCGCCGGCCAGGCGCTGGCGGCGCGCATGTCGTCGCAGCTGACCGGGATGAGCCAGGCCATGCGCGGCATTAACGACGCGACGTCGATGCTGCAAGTGGCGGACAGCACGTTGTCGAACATTACCGACAGCTTGCAGCGCCTGCGTGAACTGGCCGTGGCGTCCGGCAACGGGTCGTACACGGACAGCGACCGCGACAAGCTGCAGGCGGAAGCGCAGCAGATCCTCACCCACATTACCCAGACCGGCAACGGCGCCTCGTTCAATGGCCAGGCGATTTTTTCTCCGGATAACACGAACGCGGGCGAGGACAAGAACAAGCGTGCCGTGCTGGACAGCCTCCGGGCTGGCTGGCTGAGCTCCGCCGAAGACATGGTCCAGCAGTACTACGGCCTGCAGGCCGACGGTGCCACCCTGAAGATCAACCTCGACACGACGGACGGGAAGGGCGGCGTGCTCGCCTCCGTCTCGGGCTCGACGGCGCCGGACAGCGACATCACCCTGAACATCGACATGGCGGATTTCAGCGGCATCACCACCCCGGACGGGGGCACGGGCCCGCTGTATGACGACCGCGTCATTGCGCACGAGATGGTGCACGCAATCATGTTGCGCTCGACCAGTTTCAATTTCCCACAATGGTTCATCGAAGGTACGGCCGAGCTCATCCAGGGCGCGGACGAGCGCGTGGCCGGCGCGCTGGCCAGCGGCCAGACGGCGAGCAACATCGTCGGGACGATCGCGGGCGGCGGTTTCACCTACGAAGGCGGCTACGTCGCGTCGCGCTATCTGCACGACAGGCTGAAGAGCATGGGCGTCAACGGGGGCATGAAGGGGCTGATGACCTATCTGAGCGCACACCGCACGGCCGACCTGGACACCGCCCTGAAGGCCGTCACGGGCGGGCAATACCAGAATACGAGCGATTTCATGGCGGACTTCGCGGCCAATGGCGCCAACTTCATCACGAACACGATGAACCTGACGAATGCCGACACGGGGGCCATCGGCGGGCTCGACGCGGACGGCGGGCCGTCGCGCGACGCGCAGGGCGTCGTCGCCGAAGCCGGCTTCGGCACGCCGGCGAAGCCGCTGCGCAATTTCAAGGTCGAGTATCCGGATATCGGCAGCGCCGGGCCGACCATCCATCGTGTGCAGGTCCAGGCCGGCGCGGATTCCGGCGACCTGATCGACATGCAGTTCACGGCCGTGAACGCGAGCGCGCTGGGCCTCGGCGACCTGGACCTGCACAACACGGCGGTGGCGCTGCTGCGCATCGACGATGCGCTGGCGCTCGTCGGCGAGCAGCGCACGCAGGTGGGCGCCTACAGCAACCGCATGGACGTCGTGGCCAGCAATAACCAGACGGCATCGATGAATCTGGAAGCGTCGCGCGGGCGCATCCAGGACATCGATTATGCGGGCGATACGGTGCAACTGACGCGCACGCAGATCCTGCAGCAGGCGGCATCCGCGATGCTCACGCAGGCCAATGGTGAGCCGCGGGCCGTGCTGGCGTTGCTGCGCTGA
- the alaS gene encoding alanine--tRNA ligase, producing the protein MKSTEIREKFLKFFESKGHTIVRSSPLVPGNDPTMLLTNSGMVQFKDVFLGLDTRPYKRATTVQRCVRAGGKHNDLENVGYTARHHTFFEMLGNFSFGDYFKRDAIHFAWELLTKVYNLPADKLTITVYFEDDEAYGIWANEIGVPTERIIRIGDNKGARYASDNFWQMADTGPCGPCTEIFYDHGPEIWGGPPGSPEEDGDRFIEIWNLVFMQFNRDEQGVLTPLPKPSIDTGMGLERLAAVLQHVHSNYEIDLFQNLIKAAARETGATDLANNSLKVIADHIRAASFMIVDGIIPSSEGHGYVLRRIIRRALRHGHKLGQTKPFFFKLVDDLDIEMGAAYPELRDAKERVMQVLKAEEERFGETLEHGMKILEAQLAKDPQHLDGATAFTLYDTYGFPLDLTADICRERGIKLDEEGFAAAMEQQKKTARAAGKFKMAANVEYSGEKTRFVGYEALVHNSRVVALYTAGAPVQELKAGQDGIVVLDTTPFYAESGGQVGDKGLLKSPGGVFEVEDTLKIQAEVFGHHGVLQSGSLKVGDMVDAQVDEVKRARTIRNHSATHLMHKALREVLGGHVQQKGSLVDPDKTRFDFSHNAPLTAEEIAKVEQIVNAEILQNHATVAHHMSMDDAIKHGAMALFGEKYGDTVRVLDIGSSKELCGGVHVTRTGDIGLFKIVSESGVAAGIRRVEAVTGEGALALVQSINRKLNEAAGALKTSPDELPARIGQVQDQVKSLEKEIAALKSKLAAGQGDELATKAIDVNGIKVLAATMEGADVAGLRETMDKLKDKLKTAAIVLASVADGKVSLIAGVTADATSKVKAGDLVNFVAKQVGGKGGGRPDMAQAGGTEPAALPQALAGVAGWVGERVSA; encoded by the coding sequence ATGAAATCCACCGAAATACGCGAAAAGTTTCTCAAGTTCTTTGAGTCCAAAGGCCACACGATCGTCCGCTCCAGCCCGCTCGTGCCGGGCAACGACCCGACGATGTTGTTGACCAACAGCGGCATGGTGCAGTTCAAGGACGTGTTCCTGGGCCTGGATACGCGCCCGTACAAGCGCGCCACCACCGTGCAGCGCTGCGTGCGCGCCGGCGGCAAGCACAACGACCTGGAAAACGTCGGCTACACCGCGCGTCACCACACGTTCTTCGAAATGCTGGGCAACTTCAGCTTCGGCGATTATTTCAAGCGCGACGCCATCCACTTTGCCTGGGAACTGCTGACCAAGGTTTATAACCTGCCGGCCGACAAGCTGACCATCACCGTCTACTTCGAAGACGACGAAGCTTATGGCATCTGGGCGAACGAAATCGGCGTCCCGACGGAGCGCATCATCCGCATCGGCGACAACAAGGGCGCGCGCTACGCATCGGACAACTTCTGGCAGATGGCCGACACCGGCCCGTGCGGCCCGTGCACCGAAATCTTCTACGATCACGGCCCCGAGATCTGGGGCGGTCCTCCGGGATCGCCGGAAGAAGACGGCGACCGCTTCATCGAGATCTGGAACCTCGTGTTCATGCAGTTTAACCGCGATGAGCAGGGCGTGCTGACCCCGCTGCCGAAGCCGTCGATCGACACCGGCATGGGCCTGGAGCGCCTGGCCGCCGTGCTGCAGCACGTGCACTCGAACTACGAGATCGACCTGTTCCAGAACCTGATCAAGGCCGCCGCGCGCGAGACCGGTGCGACCGACCTGGCGAACAACTCGCTGAAGGTGATTGCCGACCACATCCGCGCGGCCAGCTTCATGATCGTCGACGGCATCATCCCGAGCAGCGAAGGCCACGGCTACGTCCTGCGCCGCATCATCCGCCGCGCGCTGCGCCACGGCCACAAACTGGGGCAGACGAAACCGTTCTTCTTCAAGCTCGTCGACGACCTGGACATCGAGATGGGCGCCGCCTATCCGGAACTGCGCGACGCGAAAGAGCGCGTGATGCAGGTGCTGAAGGCCGAGGAAGAGCGTTTCGGCGAGACCCTCGAGCACGGCATGAAGATCCTGGAAGCGCAGCTCGCCAAGGACCCCCAGCACCTGGACGGCGCCACCGCCTTCACCTTGTACGACACCTACGGCTTCCCGCTCGACCTGACCGCGGACATCTGCCGCGAGCGCGGCATCAAGCTGGACGAGGAAGGGTTTGCCGCCGCCATGGAGCAGCAGAAGAAGACGGCCCGCGCCGCCGGCAAGTTCAAGATGGCCGCCAACGTCGAGTACTCGGGCGAAAAGACCAGGTTCGTCGGCTACGAAGCCCTCGTGCACAACAGCCGCGTCGTCGCGTTGTACACGGCCGGCGCGCCCGTGCAGGAATTGAAGGCCGGCCAGGACGGCATCGTCGTGCTGGACACGACGCCGTTCTACGCCGAATCCGGCGGCCAGGTGGGCGACAAGGGCCTGCTGAAATCGCCGGGCGGCGTGTTCGAAGTCGAGGACACCCTCAAAATCCAAGCGGAAGTGTTCGGCCACCACGGCGTGCTGCAGTCGGGCTCGCTGAAAGTCGGTGACATGGTCGACGCGCAAGTCGATGAAGTGAAACGCGCCCGCACCATCCGCAATCACTCGGCGACGCACCTGATGCACAAGGCCCTGCGCGAAGTGCTGGGCGGCCACGTGCAGCAGAAGGGCTCGCTGGTCGATCCGGACAAGACCCGCTTCGACTTCAGCCACAACGCCCCGCTGACCGCCGAGGAAATCGCCAAGGTCGAGCAGATCGTCAATGCCGAGATCCTGCAGAACCATGCGACCGTGGCCCACCACATGTCGATGGACGACGCGATCAAGCACGGCGCCATGGCCCTGTTTGGCGAGAAATACGGCGACACCGTGCGCGTGCTGGACATCGGCTCGTCGAAGGAACTGTGCGGCGGCGTGCACGTCACCCGCACGGGCGACATCGGCCTGTTCAAGATCGTGTCCGAATCGGGTGTGGCCGCCGGCATCCGCCGCGTGGAAGCCGTGACGGGCGAGGGCGCGCTGGCTCTCGTGCAATCGATCAACCGCAAGCTGAACGAAGCGGCCGGCGCGCTGAAGACGAGCCCGGACGAACTGCCGGCCCGTATCGGCCAGGTGCAGGACCAGGTCAAGTCACTCGAGAAGGAAATCGCGGCGCTCAAGTCGAAGCTGGCTGCCGGCCAGGGCGACGAGCTGGCGACGAAGGCGATCGACGTGAACGGCATCAAGGTGCTGGCCGCGACGATGGAAGGCGCGGACGTGGCTGGCCTGCGCGAGACGATGGACAAGCTGAAGGACAAGCTCAAAACGGCCGCCATCGTGCTGGCGTCGGTCGCGGACGGCAAGGTCAGCCTGATCGCCGGCGTGACCGCGGATGCCACGTCCAAGGTCAAGGCGGGCGATCTGGTCAACTTCGTCGCCAAGCAGGTCGGCGGCAAGGGCGGCGGCCGTCCTGACATGGCCCAGGCCGGCGGTACGGAGCCTGCCGCGCTGCCGCAGGCGCTGGCTGGCGTGGCCGGCTGGGTCGGCGAGCGCGTTTCCGCGTAA
- a CDS encoding sulfurtransferase TusA family protein, translating into MEVQKDLDARGLNCPLPILKAKKALAELASGEVLRIVATDTGSVRDFQAFAKQTGNALLAHTHINGEFTFWLRRK; encoded by the coding sequence ATCGAGGTCCAGAAAGACCTGGATGCGCGTGGCTTGAATTGCCCGCTGCCGATCCTGAAGGCCAAGAAGGCCCTCGCTGAACTGGCCAGTGGCGAAGTGCTGCGCATCGTCGCCACCGACACCGGTTCGGTACGCGACTTCCAGGCATTCGCCAAGCAGACGGGCAATGCCCTGCTGGCGCACACCCACATCAACGGCGAATTCACGTTCTGGCTCCGCCGTAAGTAA
- a CDS encoding electron transfer flavoprotein subunit beta/FixA family protein, producing MKVLVPVKRVVDYNVKVRVKSDGSGVDIANVKMSMNPFDEIAVEEATRLKESGKVTEIVAVTCGVAQAQETLRTAMAIGADRGVLVETGAEIEPLGVAKVLKALAVEEQPQLIILGKQAIDDDSNQTGQMLAALLGWPQATFASKVVLEDGKVTVTREVDGGLETVALSLPAIITTDLRLNEPRYVTLPNIMKAKKKPLTTVKPEDLGVDVTPRLKTVKVTEPAKRSAGVKVPDVATLVQKLRTEAKVI from the coding sequence ATGAAAGTCCTGGTACCCGTCAAACGCGTGGTCGACTACAACGTCAAGGTCCGCGTCAAGTCCGACGGCAGTGGCGTCGATATCGCCAACGTCAAAATGTCGATGAACCCGTTCGACGAGATCGCCGTGGAAGAAGCCACGCGTCTGAAGGAAAGCGGCAAGGTCACCGAGATCGTGGCTGTGACCTGCGGCGTGGCCCAGGCTCAGGAAACCCTGCGTACCGCGATGGCGATCGGCGCCGACCGCGGCGTGCTGGTCGAGACCGGTGCCGAGATCGAACCGCTGGGCGTGGCCAAGGTGCTGAAGGCGCTGGCCGTCGAAGAGCAGCCGCAACTGATCATCCTGGGCAAGCAGGCGATCGACGACGATTCGAACCAGACCGGCCAGATGCTGGCTGCGCTGCTGGGCTGGCCGCAAGCGACGTTCGCCTCGAAAGTCGTGCTGGAAGACGGCAAAGTCACCGTGACCCGCGAAGTGGACGGCGGCCTGGAAACCGTGGCCTTGAGCCTGCCGGCCATCATCACCACCGACCTGCGCCTGAACGAGCCGCGCTACGTCACGCTGCCGAACATCATGAAGGCGAAGAAAAAACCGCTGACGACCGTCAAGCCGGAAGACCTGGGCGTCGACGTCACGCCGCGCCTCAAGACCGTCAAGGTCACCGAGCCGGCCAAGCGTTCCGCCGGCGTCAAGGTGCCCGATGTCGCGACCCTGGTGCAGAAACTGCGCACCGAAGCCAAAGTCATCTAA
- a CDS encoding electron transfer flavoprotein subunit alpha/FixB family protein, whose amino-acid sequence MVALVIAEHDNAHLKAVTLNTVTAAAQCGGDVHILVAGSGCGAVAEQAAKVAGVSKVLVADAPQFADGLAENVAEQILAVAGNYSHILAPASAFGKNVLPRVAAKLDVAQISEITKVDSPDTFERPIYAGNAIATVQSTDNVKVITVRGTGFDAAAATGGSAAVETVGAVADSGKSSFVGREVAKSDRPELTGAKVVVSGGRGMGSGDNFKILEPLADKLGAAMGASRAAVDAGYVPNDWQVGQTGKIVAPQLYIAVGISGAIQHLAGMKDSKTIVAINKDPEAPIFSVADYGIVGDLFEVVPALVKELG is encoded by the coding sequence ATGGTCGCACTCGTCATTGCTGAACACGACAACGCCCACCTGAAGGCTGTCACCCTGAACACCGTCACCGCAGCCGCGCAATGCGGCGGCGACGTCCACATCCTCGTCGCCGGCAGCGGTTGCGGCGCCGTCGCCGAACAAGCGGCGAAAGTCGCGGGCGTATCGAAAGTGCTGGTCGCCGACGCGCCGCAATTCGCCGACGGCCTCGCCGAAAACGTCGCCGAGCAGATCCTGGCCGTCGCCGGCAACTACTCGCACATCCTGGCGCCGGCTTCGGCCTTCGGCAAGAACGTGCTGCCGCGCGTGGCTGCCAAGCTGGACGTCGCCCAGATCTCGGAAATCACCAAGGTCGACTCGCCCGACACGTTCGAGCGTCCGATCTACGCCGGCAACGCCATCGCCACCGTGCAGTCGACGGACAACGTCAAAGTCATCACCGTGCGCGGCACCGGCTTCGACGCCGCCGCAGCCACGGGCGGTTCGGCCGCCGTCGAAACGGTCGGCGCCGTCGCGGACTCGGGCAAGTCGAGCTTCGTGGGCCGTGAAGTGGCCAAGTCGGACCGTCCGGAACTGACCGGCGCCAAGGTCGTCGTCTCCGGCGGCCGCGGCATGGGCTCGGGCGACAACTTCAAGATCCTGGAGCCGCTGGCCGACAAGCTGGGCGCCGCCATGGGCGCATCGCGCGCCGCCGTCGACGCCGGCTACGTGCCGAACGACTGGCAGGTCGGCCAGACCGGCAAGATCGTCGCGCCGCAGCTGTACATCGCCGTCGGTATCTCGGGCGCGATCCAGCACCTGGCCGGCATGAAGGATTCGAAGACCATCGTCGCCATCAACAAGGATCCGGAAGCGCCGATCTTCTCGGTGGCCGACTACGGCATCGTCGGCGACCTGTTCGAGGTCGTGCCTGCCCTGGTCAAGGAACTGGGCTAA
- a CDS encoding acyl-CoA dehydrogenase, with protein sequence MTYHAPLKDMLFVMNELANLSEINQLPGCEDATPDTVEAVLEENAKFCGEVVAPLNHPGDKEPSYWHDGQVTTSKGFKEAFRGFADAGWQGVQHPAEFGGQGLPKLVATPCIEMLNSANIAFALVGLLTDGAIEALLTAGSDEQKTRFIEPLISGKWTGTMNLTEPQAGSDLAAVRTRAVPQGDGTYKIFGTKIFITYGEHDMAENIIHLVLARTPDAPAGVKGISLFIVPKFMVNDDGSLGERNDVHCVSIEHKLGIKASPTAVLQFGDHGGAIGTLVGEENRGLEYMFIMMNAARFGVGMQGIGLAERAYQQAVAFAKERVQSRAVEGSSGPVAIINHPDVRRMLMSMRAQTEAARALAYVGAGLSDLAHSHPDEATRKANLAVYEYLVPVIKGWSTEMSENVARDGVQVHGGMGFIEETGAAQHYRDAKILTIYEGTTAIQANDLVGRKTVRDGGAVAKAILAQVRATEAQLADVQDADFTAIRAQLVQGSAALETVVDYVVANAKSDVRAVFAGSVPYLKLAGIVLGGWQMARAALVARQKLDGGNGDAAFYRAKVATARFFADHILSQADGLRHAIVDGSAGVLALDVEQF encoded by the coding sequence GTGACCTACCACGCCCCCCTGAAAGACATGCTGTTCGTGATGAACGAACTGGCCAACCTGTCCGAGATCAACCAACTGCCCGGCTGCGAAGACGCGACGCCCGACACCGTCGAAGCCGTGCTGGAAGAAAACGCGAAATTCTGCGGCGAAGTCGTCGCCCCGCTGAATCACCCGGGCGACAAGGAGCCGAGCTACTGGCACGATGGCCAGGTCACGACGTCGAAAGGTTTCAAGGAGGCGTTCCGCGGTTTCGCGGACGCCGGCTGGCAGGGCGTGCAGCATCCGGCCGAATTCGGCGGCCAGGGCTTGCCCAAGCTCGTCGCCACGCCGTGCATCGAGATGCTCAACAGCGCGAACATCGCGTTCGCGCTCGTCGGCCTGCTGACCGACGGCGCCATCGAGGCGCTGCTGACGGCCGGCAGCGACGAGCAGAAGACGCGCTTCATCGAGCCCCTGATCAGCGGCAAATGGACCGGCACGATGAATCTGACGGAGCCGCAGGCCGGTTCCGACCTCGCCGCCGTGCGCACGCGCGCCGTGCCGCAGGGCGACGGGACTTATAAAATCTTCGGCACCAAGATCTTCATCACGTACGGCGAGCACGACATGGCGGAGAACATCATCCACCTGGTGCTGGCGCGCACGCCGGACGCGCCCGCGGGCGTGAAGGGGATCTCGTTGTTCATCGTCCCCAAGTTCATGGTGAACGACGACGGTTCGCTGGGCGAGCGCAACGACGTGCACTGCGTCTCCATCGAGCACAAGCTGGGCATCAAGGCCAGCCCGACCGCCGTGCTGCAGTTCGGCGACCACGGCGGCGCGATCGGCACGCTGGTCGGCGAAGAGAACCGCGGCCTCGAATACATGTTCATCATGATGAACGCGGCCCGCTTCGGCGTCGGCATGCAGGGCATCGGCCTGGCTGAACGCGCCTACCAGCAGGCCGTCGCGTTCGCGAAGGAGCGCGTGCAGTCGCGTGCCGTCGAAGGGTCGAGCGGCCCCGTGGCCATCATCAACCACCCGGACGTGCGCCGCATGCTGATGTCGATGCGCGCGCAGACCGAGGCCGCGCGCGCGCTGGCGTACGTCGGCGCCGGGCTGTCCGACCTGGCGCACAGCCACCCGGATGAAGCGACCCGCAAGGCCAACCTGGCCGTCTACGAATACCTCGTGCCGGTGATCAAGGGCTGGTCGACGGAGATGAGCGAGAACGTCGCGCGCGACGGCGTGCAGGTGCATGGCGGCATGGGCTTCATCGAAGAGACGGGCGCCGCGCAGCACTACCGCGACGCCAAGATCCTGACGATCTACGAGGGCACGACGGCGATCCAGGCCAACGACCTGGTAGGCCGCAAGACCGTGCGCGACGGCGGCGCCGTGGCGAAGGCCATCCTGGCCCAGGTCCGCGCGACCGAGGCGCAGCTGGCCGACGTGCAGGACGCAGACTTCACCGCGATCCGCGCGCAGCTGGTGCAAGGCAGCGCGGCGCTGGAAACCGTCGTCGACTACGTCGTGGCGAATGCCAAGTCCGACGTGCGCGCCGTGTTCGCGGGCAGCGTGCCGTATCTGAAACTGGCCGGCATCGTGCTGGGCGGCTGGCAGATGGCGCGCGCGGCCCTGGTCGCCCGCCAGAAGCTCGATGGCGGCAACGGCGACGCGGCGTTCTACCGCGCCAAGGTCGCCACCGCGCGCTTCTTCGCGGACCATATCCTGTCGCAGGCGGACGGCCTGCGCCACGCGATCGTGGACGGCAGCGCGGGCGTGCTGGCACTGGATGTCGAGCAGTTTTAA
- a CDS encoding TM2 domain-containing protein, with amino-acid sequence MNDTDGFPFNKYSMSQHKNKTFATALAFLLGGLGAHRFYLKGSVDRIGLLHVCSLPVAGLVYGLGHAPNPFYVLLPLIVSWLAGFVQALIFGLTPDEKWDARYNAGSGRRSQSHWFVILLVVITMLVGTTVLIAAISRLFDLLYTGGAYG; translated from the coding sequence TTGAACGATACTGATGGCTTTCCTTTCAACAAATACTCGATGTCGCAGCACAAGAACAAGACCTTCGCCACTGCCCTCGCCTTCCTGCTCGGCGGGCTCGGCGCCCACCGTTTCTATCTGAAGGGCAGCGTCGACCGCATCGGCCTGCTGCACGTCTGCAGCCTCCCCGTGGCCGGCCTGGTGTACGGACTCGGGCATGCCCCGAATCCGTTCTACGTCCTGCTGCCGCTGATCGTGTCCTGGCTCGCCGGCTTCGTCCAAGCGCTGATTTTCGGCCTCACGCCCGACGAGAAATGGGATGCCCGCTACAACGCGGGCTCAGGCCGCCGCTCGCAATCGCACTGGTTCGTGATCCTCCTCGTCGTGATCACGATGCTGGTGGGCACGACGGTGCTCATCGCCGCGATCTCGCGCTTGTTCGACCTGCTCTACACGGGCGGCGCATACGGCTGA
- the rpsP gene encoding 30S ribosomal protein S16 has product MVVIRLARGGAKKRPFYNIVATDSRNRRDGRFIERIGYYNPMASGKETGLNITADRLSYWQGVGAQLSPAVARLVATQKAAA; this is encoded by the coding sequence ATGGTCGTTATTCGTTTAGCTCGTGGTGGTGCCAAGAAGCGCCCGTTCTACAACATCGTTGCAACCGACTCGCGCAACCGTCGCGACGGCCGTTTCATCGAGCGCATCGGTTACTATAACCCGATGGCTTCCGGTAAAGAAACCGGCCTGAACATCACCGCTGACCGCCTGTCGTACTGGCAAGGCGTGGGCGCACAGCTGTCGCCGGCTGTTGCTCGCCTGGTTGCCACGCAAAAGGCTGCTGCCTAA
- the rimM gene encoding ribosome maturation factor RimM (Essential for efficient processing of 16S rRNA) gives MPDDLIQVGHITGAYGIRGGIRVAPYSMDADALLSIKTWWLDKPSLRPVQVRNAKYHSGDVTATLADVTDREMAEALKGATVQVSRADFPELPEDEYYWTDLIGLDTVNLQGEALGKVTDMMHNGAQSILRITPVPDPNAAPDAKAPERLVPFVDQYVKTVDLQARLITLDWGLDY, from the coding sequence GTGCCTGACGACCTGATTCAGGTCGGCCACATCACCGGCGCCTACGGGATCCGGGGTGGCATCCGCGTGGCACCGTATTCGATGGATGCGGATGCGCTGCTGAGCATCAAAACCTGGTGGCTCGACAAGCCGTCGCTGCGTCCCGTCCAGGTGCGGAACGCGAAGTATCACAGCGGCGACGTAACGGCCACGCTGGCCGACGTGACCGATCGCGAGATGGCCGAGGCGCTCAAGGGCGCCACGGTGCAGGTATCGCGGGCGGACTTTCCGGAACTTCCGGAAGACGAGTATTACTGGACCGACCTGATCGGCTTGGATACGGTCAACCTGCAGGGCGAAGCGCTCGGCAAGGTCACCGATATGATGCACAATGGCGCGCAGTCCATCCTGCGCATCACGCCCGTGCCCGATCCGAACGCCGCTCCCGACGCGAAAGCGCCGGAGCGGCTGGTGCCGTTCGTAGACCAGTACGTCAAGACAGTCGACCTGCAAGCCAGACTGATTACCCTGGACTGGGGTCTGGATTATTGA
- the trmD gene encoding tRNA (guanosine(37)-N1)-methyltransferase TrmD has translation MQFDVVSLFPEMFAALTQSGVTRRAHEQGLWNLAIWNPRDFTLDRHRTVDDRPYGGGPGMVMLAKPLEATINAAKQRQVEMGLPAPRVVFMSPQGRPLTHERVMGLKDEPGLVVLCGRYEAVDQRLLDRVVDEEISLGDFVLSGGELPAMALMDAVVRQLPGVLGDGASAVEDSFVNGLLDSPHYTRPEVYEGVAVPPVLLQGNHAEIGKWRRQRMLEATAKKRPDLLDKARSAGLLTKADEQFLATLEKVAE, from the coding sequence ATGCAGTTTGACGTCGTGAGCTTGTTTCCCGAAATGTTTGCCGCATTGACGCAGTCGGGCGTGACCCGGCGCGCGCACGAGCAGGGTTTGTGGAACCTGGCGATCTGGAATCCGCGCGATTTCACGCTGGATCGTCACCGGACCGTGGACGATCGCCCATATGGCGGCGGTCCCGGCATGGTGATGCTGGCCAAGCCGCTCGAAGCGACGATCAACGCGGCGAAGCAGCGCCAGGTCGAGATGGGTTTGCCCGCGCCGCGCGTCGTGTTCATGTCGCCGCAAGGCAGGCCGCTGACGCACGAACGCGTGATGGGCTTGAAGGATGAACCCGGCCTCGTGGTGCTGTGCGGACGCTACGAAGCGGTCGACCAGCGCCTGCTGGACCGTGTCGTCGATGAGGAAATTTCTCTCGGCGATTTCGTGTTGTCGGGCGGCGAATTGCCGGCGATGGCGCTGATGGATGCCGTGGTGCGGCAACTGCCCGGTGTGCTGGGCGACGGCGCCTCGGCGGTCGAAGACAGTTTCGTCAACGGCTTGCTGGATTCGCCGCATTACACGCGTCCGGAAGTCTATGAAGGCGTGGCCGTGCCGCCCGTGCTATTGCAGGGTAACCACGCCGAGATCGGAAAGTGGCGCCGCCAGCGTATGCTCGAGGCGACCGCGAAGAAAAGGCCCGATTTGCTGGACAAGGCGCGCAGCGCCGGTCTGCTGACGAAGGCCGACGAGCAGTTTCTCGCAACCTTGGAAAAGGTGGCGGAATAA
- the rplS gene encoding 50S ribosomal protein L19: MDLIQQLEQEEIARLGRNIPDFAPGDTVVVNVNVVEGNRKRAQAYEGVVISRRNRGLNSNFIVRKISSGEGVERTFQLYSPLIASIEVKRRGDVRRAKLYYLRERSGKSARIKEKLPNRKAATTAAQ, from the coding sequence ATGGATCTGATCCAGCAACTCGAGCAAGAAGAGATTGCGCGCCTCGGCCGCAACATCCCTGATTTCGCACCGGGCGACACCGTGGTCGTCAACGTCAACGTCGTCGAAGGCAACCGCAAGCGCGCCCAGGCATACGAAGGCGTCGTCATCTCGCGTCGCAACCGCGGCCTGAACTCGAACTTCATCGTTCGCAAGATCTCGTCGGGCGAAGGGGTGGAGCGTACGTTCCAGCTGTACTCGCCGCTGATCGCTTCGATCGAAGTGAAGCGTCGTGGTGACGTGCGTCGTGCGAAGCTGTACTACCTGCGCGAGCGTTCGGGCAAGTCGGCACGTATCAAAGAAAAACTGCCGAACCGCAAAGCCGCTACCACTGCTGCGCAGTAA